From one Lolium rigidum isolate FL_2022 chromosome 4, APGP_CSIRO_Lrig_0.1, whole genome shotgun sequence genomic stretch:
- the LOC124648257 gene encoding protein phosphatase 2C 51-like — translation MPGRALLRPSYYSAFVPSPERPTQGDAMRQAAGDGDQGLARRLVAAGHESDGVRAARRRRRLEHRRHGRKTPREVDDLAASKVRPGTGDDGASSDTSSAEAGRGILLPPCLSHGAVSVIGRRREMEDAVAIKRTFLSSPPTADAAVDGCGGGDEDFFAVYDGHGGSRVAEACRDRMHVVLAEELLRLRPSPTAAGACADARGMKDALTASFARVDGEVVGGAAAGADADVAEARSRTVGSTAVVAVVGRRRIVVANCGDSRAVLSRAGVAVPLSTDHKPDRPDELQRVEAAGGRVINWNGSRVLGVLSTSRSIGDYYLKPYVSAEPEVTAVERTEKDEFLVLASDGLWDVVSNEMACRVARSCLNGHLAAAFPESVSGRSATDAAALLTELAISRGSKDNISVVVVELRRLRSRAGSRRASAPAGSEIKL, via the exons ATGCCTGGCCGGGCCCTTCTCCGTCCGTCCTACTACTCTGCTTTCGTCCCATCTCCGGAGAGACCCACCCAGGGTGATGCTATGAGGCAGGCGGCGGGCGACGGTGACCAAGGCCTCGCGCGGAGACTCGTCGCGGCCGGCCACGAAAGCGACGGCGTCAGGGCCgcgcggcgtcggcgccgcctaGAGCACCGGCGGCACGGCCGCAAAACACCGCGGGAGGTGGACGACCTGGCGGCGAGTAAGGTCCGGCCCGGAACGGGTGACGACGGGGCGTCCTCCGATACGTCGTCGGCGGAAGCGGGCCGCGGGATCCTCCTCCCGCCCTGCCTGTCGCATGGCGCAGTCTCGGTCATCGGCCGCCGCCGGGAGATGGAGGACGCCGTCGCCATCAAGCGCACCTTCCTGTCCTCTCCACCAACTGCAGACGCGGCCGTGGAcgggtgcggcggcggcgacgaggacttCTTCGCGGTGTACGACGGCCACGGCGGCTCGCGGGTGGCGGAGGCGTGCAGGGACCGGATGCACGTCGTGCTCGCGGAGGAGCTTCTGCGCCTGCGTCCTTCTCCCACCGCGGCGGGGGCTTGCGCCGACGCGCGGGGCATGAAGGACGCCCTCACGGCCAGCTTCGCCAGGGTGGACGGCGAGGTGGTCGGGGGCGCCGCGGCCGGCGCGGACGCCGACGTCGCCGAGGCGCGCTCCCGGACCGTGGGCTCCACCGCCGTGGTCGCCGTCGTGGGCCGCCGCCGCATCGTCGTCGCCAACTGCGGCGACTCGCGCGCCGTGCTCTCCCGCGCCGGCGTCGCCGTGCCGCTCTCCACTGACCACAAG CCAGATCGGCCGGACGAGCTGCAAAGGGTGGAAGCCGCGGGAGGCAGGGTGATCAACTGGAACGGATCCCGTGTCCTTGGAGTTCTATCCACCTCTAGATCCATAG GGGACTACTACCTGAAGCCGTACGTGAGCGCGGAGCCGGAGGTGACGGCGGTGGAGCGGACGGAGAAGGACGAGTTCCTGGTCCTCGCCAGCGACGGGCTCTGGGACGTGGTGTCCAACGAGATGGCCTGCCGGGTGGCCAGGAGCTGCCTCAACGGCCACCTCGCCGCCGCGTTCCCGGAGTCCGTGTCCGGGCGCAGTGCCACCGACGCCGCCGCGCTCCTCACCGAGCTCGCCATCTCCCGCGGCAGCAAGGAcaacatcagcgtcgtcgtcgtcgagctcAGGCGGCTCAGGAGCAGAGCGGGGAGCCGGCGTGCCTCTGCGCCCGCCGGAAGCGAGATTAAGTTGTAG